One genomic region from Gossypium hirsutum isolate 1008001.06 chromosome D13, Gossypium_hirsutum_v2.1, whole genome shotgun sequence encodes:
- the LOC121224979 gene encoding uncharacterized protein: MATTYHLQTNGQAEVSNRQIKNILDKVVNPLRKDLSFRLNDALWALRTTYKNPLRMSLYQFVLGNACHLPVELEHKAIWAIMQVNMDYEAARKKILLDITKLEIRRNAYKNAAIYKEKTK, encoded by the coding sequence atggctactacttatcatctGCAAACCAATGGACAAGCCGAAGTATCGAATCGacaaattaagaacattcttGATAAGGTTGTAAACCCTTTAAGGAAAGATTTGTCTTTCCGACTGAATGACGCTTTATGGGCAttacggacaacatacaaaaatcCTTTAAGGATGTCACTGTATCAATTTGTTCTTGGGAATGCATGTCACTTGCCAGTCGAATTGGAACACAAAGCAATATGGGCAATTATGCAAGTGAACATGGATTATGAAGCAGCTAGAAAGAAAATATTATTGGATATCACTAAACTAGAGATTAGGAGAAATGCTTATAAAAATGctgcaatttacaaggaaaagactAAATGA